AGTTGATGGACAATTATCTGAACTAGGTAAGGTGAGCAGTGAAGCATCATTTACCATTAAGGGGAAAGAGTATGACTTAAAAACAATGCTTGGTTTACCTGAAACAGCTAAGCGTTATGTGAATGGGACTTACATGCTCTTCTATTTAAGTCCTAAAGATTATCATCGGATTCATAGTCCAGTTCATGGCCAAGTAACAAAACGGTATGCACTTGGAAAATATTCGGAACCAGTAAATCAGCTCGGATTACTTTTAGGTGACTCACCTTTAGCAAAGAATTATCGTATCATAACAGAAGTTATTAGTGGTTGTAAAAAAATTGCAGTTGTAAAGATTGGAGCACTAAATGTTAATAGTGTGCATATGAGCCATTTAAATGAGACGGTAGAAAAAGGAGAAGAAATGGCTTATTTTACATTTGGATCAAGTGTTATTTTATTATTTGAAGAAGGAGCGATTCGTTTAACCGAAGAACAAGCTTGTCCTAGGTACGTCAAACAAGGTGAAACAATTGCTTACGGAAATGATGAATAGGATTTGTGAGGTGCTTC
The Bacillus shivajii DNA segment above includes these coding regions:
- a CDS encoding phosphatidylserine decarboxylase, encoding MMKRKMYRTMLELTHNPIYTLLLRRFVQSNASKHLNRSFSNAYKLNEDEMEKQLVEYTSLHDLFIRRLKSESRPISQEENSVVSPVDGQLSELGKVSSEASFTIKGKEYDLKTMLGLPETAKRYVNGTYMLFYLSPKDYHRIHSPVHGQVTKRYALGKYSEPVNQLGLLLGDSPLAKNYRIITEVISGCKKIAVVKIGALNVNSVHMSHLNETVEKGEEMAYFTFGSSVILLFEEGAIRLTEEQACPRYVKQGETIAYGNDE